From Hippoglossus stenolepis isolate QCI-W04-F060 chromosome 4, HSTE1.2, whole genome shotgun sequence, a single genomic window includes:
- the eml2 gene encoding echinoderm microtubule-associated protein-like 2 isoform X3 — translation MKRSSSKSKECTLNAEDGYVRMFLRGRPVTMHLPDQQRESYSLDPKMALPDRKLKLQWVYGYRGRDCRSNLYLLPTGEIVYFNASVVVLYNTEEQQQRHYLGHNDDVKCLSVHPDMVTIATGQMAGTSKDGKLLPPHVRVWDSVSLNTLHVIGMGVFDRAVTCVTFSKSNGGSFLCAVDDANDHILSVWNWQKEKQLADVKCSNDSVLGAVFHPMDANLIVTCGKSHINFWTMEGNTLSKRQGLFEKHEKPKYVLCVAFAQNGDAITGDSSGNIYVWAKGGHRISQVVSGAHEGGIFSLCVLKDGTMVSGGGKDRKVALWDHDYRKQSEMEVGEAFGPIRALTEGKPGELFVGTTKNAIIRAAFPDTLTPIVQGHTDELWGLDVHPSMEQFATCSQDKQVHLWDTNSHQPLWSKTIEDPGRSAGFHPSGAVLAVGTMTGRWLVLDTDTRDLVSMHTDGNEIISNIRYSPDGNFLAVASHDNFVYIYAVTENGRKYSRVGKCTGHSSFVTHVDWSKDSQYLVTNSGDYEILFWEASSGKHVTSMDTVRNLDWASSTCTLFFTTFGIWPDGADGTDLNAVCRSHDGSLLASADDFGKVHLFSFPCSQPRAPSHEYGGHSSHVTNVAFLHDDSHLISTGGKDTSILQWVVA, via the exons caAATCCAAAGAATGCACCTTGAATGCAG AGGATGGATACGTGAGGATGTTCCTGCGAGGACGTCCCGTCACCATGCACCTCCCcgaccagcagagggagagctACAGCCTCGACCCCAAGATGGCGCTGCCGGACCGCAAGCTGAAGCTGCAGTGGGT GTACGGCTACCGTGGTCGTGACTGTCGCTCCAACCTCTACCTGCTGCCCACGGGAGAGATCGTCTACTTCAACGCCTCCGTGGTGGTTCTGTACAAcacggaggagcagcagcagagacactaCCTGGGCCACAACGATGACGTCAAATG CCTGAGTGTCCATCCTGACATGGTTACCATAGCAACGGGGCAAATGGCCGGAACCTCTAAAGATGGAAAG ctgctgcctcctcatgTTCGTGTTTGGGATTCTGTGAGTCTCAACACGCTCCACGTCATCGGGATGGGAGTGTTCGACAGAGCCGTCACTTGTGTCACTTTCTCCAAGTCG AACGGCGGCTCCTTCCTCTGCGCCGTGGACGATGCCAACGATCACATCCTGTCCGTCTGGAACTGGCAGAAGGAGAAACAACTGGCTGATGTGAAG TGCTCCAACGACTCTGTCCTGGGCGCCGTGTTCCATCCCATGGACGCCAACCTGATCGTCACCTGTGGAAAGTCTCACATTAACTTCTGGACCATGGAGGGAAACACTCTGAGCAAGAGACAGGGCCTGTTCGAG AAACATGAGAAACCAAAGTACGTGTTGTGCGTGGCGTTTGCTCAGAACGGAGACGCCATCACCGGAGACTCCAGTGGGAACATCTACGTCTGGGCCAAAG gcgGTCACCGCATCAGCCAGGTGGTGTCGGGGGCCCACGAGGGCGGGATCTTCTCCCTGTGTGTCCTGAAGGACGGCACCATGGTGTCCGGAGGAGGCAAGGACCGCAAGGTGGCGCTGTGGGACCACGACTACAGGAAACAGTCggagatggag gTCGGCGAAGCGTTTGGTCCCATTCGCGCTCTGACTGAGGGAAAACCAGGAGAGCTTTTTGTTGGAACCACAAAGAACGCCATCATCAGAGCGGCGTTCCCTGACACATTAACCCCGATtgtacag GGTCACACCGACGAGCTGTGGGGTCTGGACGTTCATCCGTCCATGGAGCAGTTCGCCACCTGCTCCCAGGACAAGCAGGTTCACCTCTGGGACACCAACTCCCATCAGCCGCTCTGGAGCAAGACCATtgag GATCCAGGCAGGTCTGCAGGTTTCCATCCCAGCGGAGCCGTTCTGGCCGTCGGGACCATGACTGGAAG gtggtTGGTGCTGGACACCGACACCCGGGATCTCGTTTCTATGCACACCGACGGCAACGAGATCATTTCCAACATCAGGTATTCTCCAG ACGGTAACTTCCTGGCTGTGGCTTCCCACGACAACTTTGTTTACATCTACGCTGTGACGGAGAACGGGCGGAAGTACAGCCGAGTGGGGAAATGCACC GGTCACTCCAGCTTCGTCACCCACGTGGACTGGTCCAAGGACAGCCAGTACCTCGTCACCAACTCAGGAGACTACGAGATCCTCTTCT ggGAGGCCTCCAGTGGTAAACATGTGACCAGCATGGACACTGTGCGTAACCTGGACTGGGCCTCTTCCACCTGCACTCTGTTTTTCACCACCTTCG GAATCTGGCCCGACGGCGCGGACGGCACCGACCTCAACGCCGTGTGCAGGTCGCATGACGGATCCCTGCTGGCCTCTGCCGACGACTTCGGCAAAGTGCACTTGTTCTCCTTCCCGTGCTCTCAACCAAGG GCTCCGAGCCACGAGTACGGTGGCCACAGCAGTCACGTGACCAACGTTGCCTTCCTGCACGACGACAGTCACCTGATCTCCACCGGCGGGAAAGACACCAGCATCCTGCAGTGGGTGGTCGCCTAG